aatgaatgaaagaatgagaaatcccccatcgctatgatttctgatattttgtagacatccagatggttgttaagagatgctgagctggagtcttgtgtattggatcggttgtgtggggtcgagttgtgatgaaccctcactggagatcaagcttaccattataggcacttgttgagtcgtatagatttcgtatttaccgacaaaacccttacagatgacgacttgttgaacccgagttcacgtaattgacaaggtttaaagtgttccagACGATGAAATGTTACACACAAACCTTCCGTTCTAGTAGTTGCTGTCTCGTCtggtttgtcaaaggtgacgaggtttagtaagtagtttgtgattgtatcaatgtttttcggtatgcagtagaTAACGAgatattgataattttaggataccttgacaagacatgcggagaggccggcggtgtctctgtgatcggtatctgcatccagatttagaatttagcattcaactacttcagatcggatcaatacttacataattgtatctactGGTTAGGACatttaatagaataggttgtttggtctgtccTTCTTGCGAAGGGATAGTGTGGGGAGCAggctcatgctgagcggtgccttatctggtaatttcagcacctgttttaacaggatttcggtttatttggtcagcgttagacagtcaagagtgttaaaacgctgaataaagcacggcgttgcgttgaagggacaagcaccggcttggaggtgaatggcagacgcatccctggaaccattgtcaggtaacaggttgacctccgcagtctgatgacgcctgccactgcctaagatacgctcaaaggcagcctccgtagaaattaccgagtggaaagtcacttgactttgctattcttatttggtcagcgttagacagtcaagagtgataaaacgctgaataaagcacggcgttgaagggacaagcaccggcttggaggtgaatggcagacgcatccctggaaccattgtcaggtaacaggttgacctccgcagtctgatgacgcctgccactgcctaagatacgctcaaaggcagcctccgtagaatttgctgagtggaaagtcacttgactttgctattcttatttggtcagcgttgGACAGTCAAAGTGTTAAGACGCTgcataaagcacggcgttgcaggggcaagcaccggcttggtgatgaatggcagacgcatccctggaaccattgccaggtaacaggttgacctccgcagaatGATCTTATTACGCTGCCCAGCCCTTCATTTCTaatgaattttataattattgatttattggtcgtcaaggggacctgaagggactgatttggaatccttggctttttgttttattcgtatttgacgatttgtaagaactaatttaatcagtctaagcaaataaagatattattatgttttgattttgcttgaagtgaccggctagagaaccaaggtcggattattttttagatatcaccagtacgagcacagggtgattttgccgaACAAAAATCAAGCACTAggagggtgctcctcgcacaatgcttattaggaattttagccaggatacgctcgtgatattatgttcaaattcaaattcaaaaacgtttattgcatgtcacattacaatttatatgttgttgcaaaatagaggtTATACATATTAGATGCACTCAGCAcattttgtcatacttattaagcttcttgatttgcaaaaaacattagaatttaataattcaagctgtaagctggctcagtgttgggggtggccgcccagtctactaatagttgtagtttaaagtgctttgttgatgtggtaaagcatttgtaagtgctttattttatgagcataatgagcctttttaaaggggtatttattaagaaactcgtaccagaaagagttatcgttcgattgtggTGATGCTAACAACGTATTTCGATTGGTACCtaatgtttgcgattggggctgacggggccgccgttaaaattgtataagatggttgtgggtacgttattcaatctatttatacaatatagagattcgcgagaatactcatttgatcgaaaagagtgttaaaactattagaataaacacgtacctcgtttcatccgttatggatctcgccggggtccgagtttctctggtatccgacgctctgggtccacctgctcgtcgtccggaagacactcgtcccctttggcgccaaccaccatcacgtacatgtcgttcgcggacacacacgcgcggtcaattgcactttttaattttaaacttagtataagaacgttgagaaataacttatttcagtaaaaatctgagcagagtttctgcttacgatgttgctagtttggaagttaaagacgctatgtgaagaactccgagcaagctcgcccccaggtgactaaaatggcggcaaacggaagtaagtcaaatcaattcctattaaataattgcggaaatgacgtcatttaaggtataaaacggtaaaaaactacaccggaagtagacgcatctctcaccagatgctgtgcatcgtcacatgccgaataataaagaaatttatgataagatgtttaaaatattaagttacctttttctaagaaaaagttgtaaaatcattaatgacagcttcataaaaagtgaaaacaattttgctgacaaaagtaaaaaagcacagcaacaaagcattgaaaagtaattttgaggctgaggttcgatcagctgataagaaaattaaagatgtttataaataaaaatccaattttttcttagaaaaagttgtgaaaataaaagtttacaaaattatcatttctgtactttgttataattttcaataattcctcatgcctacaactgctatgtcatgttcaatacttattgtaatatacctatttcatttcgaaataaataatttacgttacaaaacttcgttttacttacacatagtataaaataaaaatagtaatcattaaaatattgaaggttcctatactagatatcgatatgcaattacaaccctagcaaagtatcgataatcgataagttattacgaacgtcactaatactgtcagaaaataaggcattatgttggtagctccgcctgtagtttgtgcggttggtaaagatttgcgggtcgttctctaaaatgcatatgtgtgcgtgagctcaaaaaatatctatggagtgccgtctcttactcttttatgctctttggctCCTCTATCTACCTAACTAAAATAAGTAGACATGATGTCCACACCACACCCATGATAGCCTGATGGTTCGATAATCTTTTCCATTAATAACAGAATCACTAGAAGATACTTCTCCTTACTATGAATTTGAtcaaggtaggtacttatttatatttttactctTGTCAATAGCAAGTAGTATTTTTGAACAAGCAGAACAAAATAATCGAAGATAATGtatttgtaattaatattaacttgtTGCCAAAGAAGGCTGGGACAACAGACCATGGTCTGTGGCTGGgcctaaattattttataaacataatcccaccaaaaacattctgtaaaaaactagccaagtctcgatggagctgcttgtttatctctaaaaagtattgaaatctagacaaagtcatAGTCACAGTTATTatcatagttaatgttgtgtgacttggccgttgaacaatctttattaagataatcgtcgtcgtttcagccaaatgacgtccactgctggacaaaggcctcccccaaggttttccacaatgaacggtcctgcgctgcccgcatccaggctcttcccgcgacctttaccagatcgtcggtccacctagtaggaggcctgcccacgctacgtctaagTATTATTAGATAATCGTactaagtattattgaaatacgcagctcgTCGATtatcctagtttttatagtcatatataggtcatagtcatagtcatttattccataaatatttattaagttttccctttgtggccattaaaccctaaccctgtaccaaatttcagctctctgagtttatgggaagtactagttcaattttgatgatcatcagtgagtgtcataaatgcgatacttgctttcgcttaactccggaactaaatgacctacagacttgaaattttagattttaagtatgtgattacaGCTTACGAAATATGACGAacatttctgcgttctggttttatccagaggttctcaaataggggcctgaaaatgcggcgaaatggttccagtaaaggatggttcGGCAGTGTTTACTttgcgctcgacttggcgggggcactaccGTGTTATATTACCACGCGGTAAATATTAAACTGTCGttcaacatttaattttgaaaaaaggttaaaataatcgaacacaaaattatattaatctCGTTTTTATTTTTCGTGTACTTTCTTGCTTAATAAAgttaagtataataatttaattaatacttaaaaaaactataaaacaaaaactttgcGAAGAGGAAGAATTTTATCAACTAAAAATAATTAGTGAAATAGCATTGTCACGATCTTAAGAGCACCAGTCATAAAATAAGTACAGTTttccattttaataaatattaatgaataatatttaaatcaaaatattagGTTAATTAATTATCGTATTATAACTTACATCATTCTACAGCCACATACACCGTTCTTTAATTTCATGTGTTTCTAAGGTGTTTTAATAGTCATAGAAGAAGGTACGATAGGTCCTAAATCCTAATAGTTATAGGTAATGTTAGTTTGGTTTTTAAGTGTTAGTTTCTTTATcctattatttacaaaaacactttaagGTATAAGAGTGATTCTGATTGGGGAATTATTTTGCCCACTGTATGTACTTGTCGAGTGATACAaagtgatgatgattattacAACTAGTCTATAGGTTGGTGGACTTACAGTAAATCAGTTGAATTTATACGCATTTTCACAAAAACACAAAGTATTCACACTAGTACATGAAGTTAGCTAGTTCGTGCTTCAACGTCCGAAACGGAGACGTTTTAGCCCGCGTATTGGCGCACGATCTTAGCCCACTGCTGGGGGTAGTTTCGCTGAACGTACGAAAGAGTGCGCTGGATCTGCTTGGTTTCTTGCGGAGAACACTGTGGGCATGCTCCACGTAGCACCAGGGGAGCAAGAGCTGGAAAAAGACAGAtatgaatattaaaattgttGCATTTctactaaatattattttcggACATTTCAAAAACTTCTAACTTTCGATTTGCGGAAGTAATAAATCAAGAACAAAAATGCCACTCTATCCTACTTGAAGATAAGGAAAAAAATGAAAAGCACAGTATTGATTCTCACTGGAATTCGGGACCATTTGCTCGATCAGCAGTATTTATATTCTGTGCTACATCTAACCTAAATGACAAGTTGCTAAGCTAAGGTAGGTAATTTGAGAATGTTTCAACTTACTCTTAAGCCTCTTGCCGATGGGATCGCAAGGAGCCTCTCCTAGCGCGCACTTGAGTTGTCTCTGGATGAATCGCTTGTCGTTGAGCGCGTCCTCTAGAGCGGTGTCCGTCACCTGCGGCCGCGGAGCCTCTGCGGCGTACGCGCAGGCGGCAACAACCAACAATAACACCAGCGTAGTCTAAAacagaataaatattaaattaataaatatctttggacaatttcacacagcgccatctagccccaaagtaagcaattaatatgcttgtgttatgggtgctagcatACCGGATATAATGtactacataaataatatacaacttttgaaatacatacatattatacatagtaggtaacacccagacccgtcacagaaattaaaattcatcatttcaatttctgtccGGCCGGGAATctatcgaacccgggacctctcggcatagtagtccgttccgaaccactacaccaaacggccgacaaattgaAATGATTGATTGCTCCACTCTACTATTTAATACCTAAACtacaaaagatttagtacgaaaactacaacagcgcccttgtgaacgtgtcgtaaagtgaacttagtatgagaaatggttgacaagaacgaaacttattttgagaatcaaaattatcacgttatcgtttaattcgaaggttgagtatcgaattttgtcgaatacgcaaacgattcgaagacgaaagttgttcatgctagaggtactgtgtTCTGTTGTAAGGCCCTAGAATATCACGCGATTTGTGTCATTCTCGTTAGTTTGCGTAACTGGTGAGTGACATAAGATTCTAGATAGCGTGTACCACTATACTTACACACGTTTTAACCTAAATAAGTAATGTCAAAAAAACATGTTGTCATTATATTGTATTAGTAATAGCACCACACAACCTCCAGTCTGTGCTCATAGTCTCGTGCTAGGTAATCACATTACTTAGTACTAGTTTGCCATAGTGTTTATGGCACTTTAAGTTACACTTTACATGAATTACTATGTGCTTTCATGCAACTAAAAGTAAGTATGCGCTGCCATTTATACATTCTAGGGCTCTAAGTCGCGGCTAGGTAAGCATACCGACATTAGTTCaattttaagtacctatagtaaaatttaagtacctacctagtacctacttaacgtaGGTACTAAAGGTACCATATTCAGCGATGCATTCACAATATTGGACCAACAAACAGTAGACGAACATAACTGAAACGTAAAGAGCTAGACTATAGTAACGTAACAATCATGTGAACTAGATAAGTTTTCTTCCTGAGAGAAAATGTCTACAATGGCTCTGGATAAAACAAAAGAGTCTAACTGTGCCAACTGCTACTAGAATCGTGTTTATGTCTAGTAAAttctatattattatattttgttaagTCTGTCTTTCCACTTTAGAGAATTATTCGATGTTTAAGTTGAAAAATGTATTTCCCTAACCACTCACCACTTCACCAGTAACAACAAAGGTTCATTTCGTATGCAAATATTGAACTGGCCAAGGAAGTATTCTTTTCCACACTATATGCTAAAGACATAACTGCAAAAGGATTTAGCAATAAACCGTTGACTGCGAGGACGCGTGCGTGTGagcaaataaacaatattacgtTTGTGGTTTGTGTACAGGTGCACAAATAAGTGTGGTCGGAAAAACTTATCGGGAAAGCGCTATAGTAACTAACTACTTAAATTGTTATCATTCCAAGATAGTTGGGAAATGGTAGGCCTATACATTTATGAGATACATTAGATACcattaggtatattattaagctctacatttttataagtttgttCTGTTCTATTTGTGTGTGACTGTGCTATGAATAGCACGATTTTACGACAATAATGTACCTACGTACCTTTCCAAGAAGCCATTTAAGCACGTCATACAATGTAAGCACCACCGTCTTGTTTCCAGAAAAATAAAGTTGGAAAAGTTATTTTGAATTTTCCTCAAGCCTGTACGCAATAAACATTGACAGCCAATACAAAGAGAACCGTCCACACGTGCTGTGAAACATAATGGAGTTGTGGGTCACTTAACAATACGACTTGACACATCATTCTCTTGAAAAAACTGTAGCGTTTCTATTGAAAACTGTATTGTACTGGACTACAGGTCCTCTAGCTGGCCTCGTTCTGTCCGTCATCATCATCCTCATCCATTCTACGAATATAGAGCTATTAATAGAGAACGACATAATGAGATGCATGCTGGTTTAACGGATTGGTATGTCGgcataaaatatacagggtATGCTCTACCCTTTTCATTTCAGTCCACTGAGATGTTTTTTACAAttgctaaaaaaatatttatttaaaaaatatttactacattttttatggcaaacaaatcgcaaaaatgCTTGTTAGAAAAACGAAATTTCGTTAAATTCTCCGTGCAAAACAGCAATTTCATACTATAAAACCTAGTAGATTTAAAAAGCTACAGAGTTTCCACAAAAGCGTAAACCACTGAAAATTTTAGATATTTAGAAGGATCTTTGGACTTTCGTAGCATGTTAACTCGTAAATCGCATCTTGTAAATAACAGTAACGTAGCTTATCGCTTTTATGCATCTACTTACCCAAGCTAAAGCTAAGCGAATTTTCATGTGATAAGTATGCGTATTATACTTGCAGACGTAAAAAACACCCGGGTTGCTGGAAGGACATTTGTTACTCGTTTTGGAGTTACATAGCGGATTCTGTTAGGATTAAATTATCCTTGTCTTAACGATTACTTGTAAACACGAATTTACGAATAAATACCATGTTTGCGAAACAGCATTTAAGTATTTGCATACTTAATATTTTGAATACACAGTTCTTGGGGGTGCACGAAACAGCGTGGTACCTACCTGTacctatgttttatttatttacattatgaaTCACTTGTCAATAATTTTTGCTTTCATACTTACATGTGAATAACATtaaaccagtgtttttcaacctttttcatgacgcgacccccctggtatgaaaaaatatttcacgaccgcacgctttttttttatgcattttataatgttacaacaaagatgttgtagggaccgaatatttcaatccatacaacatttatgtATTTggataattagatttcggataattctattatgtattaaaaatttactgattCTTTTACTGAGgcagtttttacgacctctcgcgacctctGTAGGGGGGCTtggcgaccccccagggggtcgcaacccacaggttgaaaaacactgcattAAACCAATAAGGAATATTTaatagtaaaatttaaataaggcCCCAGAGTTCTAAAGTTCGGAACAAAACTTTTGTGTTACAAATTATTGTTATTCAAGACATCTTTCTTTAATTAAATACCACGCGATCCAAATTTAAATCTCTTTGTCCGTTTCAAAAGGTGAAATTCCGCCACTTAGGTACTTAGGTATCTAGAATTGCTTGGTCTTTCATTACTCCTGCAGTTTTTATACACTGAAATAGATGTTACCAAATCATTtacctaattaaattatattatttcatttaagGTAAAAATGGTGtgctttgtggaaatccttgggggaggcctttgtccagcagtggacgtctttcgactgaaacgaacgaacgaacgattccaataaaaataatttgcaaaTAAAACACGTATAATGGCGTGGTGATTTGATAAACCCAAGTTTATTACGTAAATAGGACTTAAtagttaaaatgttattatgattttacTTCGTTTCAGTGTTCGAAATAAATGACTGTGAGATCACGCTTTGTGCAGTTATTAAAACCGGTTAAGGTAACGTTCATAAACTTTACCTGGCTACAGATTATattgaaaccgaaaacgaataaCTTACCTAAGTAAACTACAGATAAACTCTTCAACTGACTGCAATTTTTGACTACAGCAACAAGCACCAATTGAAAAAGCAGTtacttacttaagtacttatttctctgtaataacaaattagatACCTTACTATTTGTTGTACATTAATGTTCTATTTATTTTTGAGGGAAACCCAACTTTGACCATGGAACGATGTGGCCATGTAACACAAAGTTATGAGATCCGTGCCCAAATGCATGACTCTAAATTCTAACATCATATTTTTCTTACGAGTTCAGCAAAATTACTTCTAAATTACTGCCGCATGAACATACAAAATGCCGCCCTTCGCCTACTTTACTTAATAGCGGTTTTTTCGtttgacaatattttattcTTGGAGTTTTCTTGAGTGGTTTTATATAGGATAATTATTTCGCTTTTTTATCTTCCTCTTTTAAAATGTAGAATTTTATAGAGATCTATCAACATAGGCTAACAACCTCAATCCTTTTCATCAAAACAATAACatatagttaatattaattatgttaattagttacctacttagtttGTTTATTAGTCAGACATTTAGTATTTGTTTTGCGATATCGGTATCAAACTGCCCGTAGTGCCGTAACGTGACTTAAGTTATCAAACTTTGATTACGTGAATTCGGAAGTGCAAGCAACAAATCGCCTTGTGAGCTTGAAAGAGATTGCCCATTCAGATAGAGGTTACGCCTCATCGCAGCACATCGCGGGATTATATTACAATCCGCTAATGTTGTGGTATTAAGTAAGAAAATACACAACACAGCATTCATTGGATTAGAATATTTTGATTATATTCAACTGTGGAATCTTTGTGGTCGGTGCTCTATTTCCCGCCAAACTCTACATTCATTTTATTAGACTTTTTGAGGAAACATAAGTTTCTGAATGTTTATATCTAAGTACATTTTTGTATTtccgcaggaccggtctttgtggaaatccttgggggaggcctttgtccagcattggacgtctttcggctgattTTTGTATTCTTAGCATTTATTTCTAtaataacttaatgtatttcAAGTAGCTGAACAAAGTAAGTAGGTTAGTATTTAGAAACGGATAAATTCTCTTTGACAGGTGTGAAACGTAGGTATTTACCTAacccatttttttttcaggtgaAATTAGTTTGTTATTTTGTAGATTTTTCACGATCAGATAACTTGATACTTTAAAAGAACTCTAATGATGTCTGCGAAGTGAAACTATTCATACTTACTACGAGCAAGCGAGGAGGAAAAATGGCATGTAGGCGATTAAAACCTGACGTGCATAATAAAGTAGCGTAGCTCGAAACTTAGGTAAAGGGACCAGGCACTAAATCTGACCGTCCTTCGCAGTTCAACAATCTACGTGCAAAATTAAACGAAACGTCGCAAATGGAAAACGTTTATTACGGAGAAATTGCAATACACAGCTTACCTGCATCTTAGCGGTGATCTCCCACTGTGGCACTTTTACTTTCCTTGCACTGAGTGTTCCTAACGATTGACCCGGATCTCGGAATTATGATTTCTAAAGTATTTCAGTGTTGGGAGCAGTGAAGCGTTTACACGAGCGACTTGGTGGCGAGTGCTGGGGCTTGGTGTGCCGTAACCTCTTACTTAACTCTGCCAATCCCCCCTTTTTGGCTCCGTTGCACTCGAGCAATACTCGCGGGCCTTATTCAGTGTGCGATTTCGATCGCTTTTCGTTCGCAACTCAAGACTTCGTGGTGGTACTGCCATTTATCTACGAGATTCTTTCAAGATTGTTGATACAGGTTAGGTAGAGCGATGCGTAGATTACGTAGGGGCAATTTTATTGGAGGAAAAAACTTTGTGCatcgtaataataatttatttcaactAAGTATTGCATTAATTAGATCACGGTAAGTATCTAATGACAAACAAGataaattaaatctacttaCATTTAGGTATCGAGGGCGctctaaatcaaaattaaatattgttaatGTGTTGATAAATGGTTTTAAACCACAATTAAGTTACTTAAACTCCAGAATAATGTTAATAGCAAAGAAATTCatcaattttctaaaataaaagcaaataaaaaatacggaTTTTCCTTATGGGTCACTTTTAACATCCGTTTAGGAGTAACGAATGACAAAACCAGGTTAAACATTGACCGGGTTTACGTAAACTAATTGACATAAAATTAGCAATTATTTGATTTTACACTACTTATAAATTAATTGTTGTACTTTTAAGATATGGCATTTTGAAGGTGAACATTACTAGGTCGAGTTCAGCCGTACTGGCGGATGAGCTTGGCCCACTCCCAGGGGTAGTTCCGCTGGACGAATGCGAGGGTGTACCGGATCTGGCGGGTTTCTTGGGGAGTGCACTGTCTGCAGGTGCCCCGGAGAACCAACGGAGCGAGAACTGGGAAAAAGTTAAacattacataattttttattttaaaaattcttagaAAATTTTGTAgcttgttatttttgtttttggttgcCAATCACTCTACGACCGACCTTATGATTTAAGTAATTCTAATCCTGAAACCCGATTGTACTTTAGATTTTTTAGTAAATTAGATTTTTAGTAAGttggtaggtattattaatggtggtcaaatacctgcctttttatgcataaaaaaacattttcataatcAATAGCCAATTGAGTTGGTGAATTAGTGCGATGTCATGCATGGCTTACTTttaccatacaaaatctataggTGAATAGCATTTTGACAGGTTCCTATTGTGCCCGAATTTTGTGATTCTTTAGATCTTCTGCTGGGTAATATCTTTTTGATCTTTGAATTATTGACTAAAATGAGGGCAGCGGTAGCGTCGTCCTTGATTTATTAGAGAGCAACACCCGGAGATtcgattttttataaaataaaactgttaaaattGTAAGCTTTCTCTTAAAAATGTCATTCGAGGTTGCCAATGCGATGAATGACTCGTGATTCGATTTCAAGGGCACTGTAAATTAAGCTAGACAATCAAAATAGGTAACTCGGTGTTGTAACGCGTGCACCTCGCTTGAAAAGTTTAGGTCGACTTCCGGACGTTTTAGCGGGAAAgtgaaaagatttatttttcttgACACTATGAAAATATTTCGGTtacctattaattttaataaatttaaagtacTTATTAAAGGGAATAGGCATTCAAAAATATGTTTCGTGTAAATTGTGACATGGTATTACTTAATGTAATAAGAAACCTTCATGTAACATGGGCTAggaagtaggtatgtacatGTAAGTTAAATTAACATAAATGTGACCGGTGTTTTCTCAATCATTAGGTCGGCTTTTATTGTCAAAGAATATAGAGCTAACTCTATGTGAATGTACTTACATTGTACATAGttacttatttaaaagaaaCATTAATTTTGAATCGTTTTGCCTGACTCATGTTCCATAATGCAACGGTAAAGTGATGAATGACTTAGCGCGTGCTatcgggaatcgaacctagGAGGTAGCGCGAGACCGCTCTAGAGACGACACGTCGAGACGTAGAAAACACGTCAGAGATATGAGGTTGAttcaaatttaatttatttatgcgaCTAACAATGGATCATAAAATATTCTATTACAAGACTTCAATACTTAGaacataaaaatatgtatttcacGTCCTTATTATTAAATTTGAAATTACTTAACTACATTGttgaaattcaatacaacattAGTTTCTGATTGTACAAGATTTAGATTACATTAGCTTTGTCAGGGCTTAATGCTATTTTACGTTTACGAAAACGCTTAAAAATGACCACGTATGTTTAGTATAACGTGGTATGTGTATGTCTGATGTCTAGAAATCTACTTACTTCTAAGTCTTTTGCCGACAGGGTCGCAAGGACCCTCCTGGAGGGCACACCTCAGGTGCCTCTGCATGGTGGCACGGTCTGTGAGGGTCTGGTCCAACTGGGCGTCGGTCATTTGGGGCGCCGCCACCACGACGCTCCACCCCATTGTACACACCAGAGCCAAGATTATTAACttctggaaataaaaaaaaaatagcaccGGTCTTTTTAACTAGTACAAAACGAAATCAAGACTTAAAGTTTGACCGCTTGAAAGCTCGTGTAGAGCGCATGTTATTATTAACTTCAGTACAAACTTCTCAAATGAATTTTAATAACGTTAATAATGTTTGTTTCTAATAAAGACATCCATAAAAAGGAGGACTCTAATTTTGGACAAAACCTCGGTTTTACATAATTGTGGCCATAAATAACTGTTTACACACCGTAAGCCTCAAATACGATGCTTGGGAAATAAAAGAATCCTTTTCCTTATTGCTGGCGTCAACGACGTTATTGAGAAAGGTAAAACCTGtttcatacagacagacagacttcAAGCG
The Ostrinia nubilalis chromosome 16, ilOstNubi1.1, whole genome shotgun sequence DNA segment above includes these coding regions:
- the LOC135079356 gene encoding ejaculatory bulb-specific protein 3-like, which codes for MQKLIILALVCTMGWSVVVAAPQMTDAQLDQTLTDRATMQRHLRCALQEGPCDPVGKRLRILAPLVLRGTCRQCTPQETRQIRYTLAFVQRNYPWEWAKLIRHTLVLLLVVAACAYAAEAPRPQVTDTALEDALNDKRFIQRQLKCALGEAPCDPIGKRLKTLAPLVLRGACPQCSPQETKQIQRTLSYVQRNYPQQWAKIVRQYAG